The Novipirellula caenicola genome segment CACCGATGATGCGGCGAAGCTGGTAATGGCCTAGTCGCTTCGCGGATTCAGCCGCTGGGTCCAACGATGGCGACGTTCGCGTTTGGTCATCCGAATGTTTTGCTGCAGATGTTTTCGCTGGCGGTGTCACGACCGCCGCCATGGTCTGACCCGCGGCGGCAGGACGAGCCCGATTGGCGTAAAACGACCGGTGACAGCTCGGGCAGCCTACCTTTTTTCCTAGCAGCGAGGCGTCAATCAGCGAGAACGTTTCGCAGGCCGGGCATTCGGTTTGAAGCTCGATCGCCAAAGCATCGCCTCAATTACGGTGAAAAGTGCCGTCGTTCGCTCGCTTGCAAAATCAAGACCGCTGTACGCATTTGGTCAGCGAGCCAACGAATTTGAAGGGACTTCTTTCTCAAAACCCGGAAAAAGGAAATGGAACGAGGATTCGTTTGTCCCCCACGCCATCGCCGCTGAGGGTTAAACTAACATCATCGTAGTCTAACCGAGGCATCACGCGTGTGCATGACCTTTGGTTTACCGCTCCCCCTTTTCTATGCGACACGATCGAATCCGGGCTTCCCCGACGAAGTCCAGCTCGACGTCGTCTCGTTCCGCTGTTCCTGCGAGTTTCGCCATGCCTGTCTGTCCAAAGTGCAAACGCTGGATCGAGCTTGGGCAGAGGTGCGCCGCATGCGGAACCGTTGATGCTCAGATGACGGCGGTTGATTTCCATGTCAACAATGGCCCGAACTTGGCGAACGCTCCTGGCTTGGCCAACGTCCCCGGCTTGGCCAACAGCACGAGCTCATCCAACGACACAGACGTTCACCCGCTTTCTCCTGAGCGCCGTGTGCCAACACCGCTGCTGATCGCGCTGGATGATGACAGTGAAACCGAAGGCGAAGTGCTGAGGTTGCGAAAGGCCGAAACGATACTTGGTCGACGTCACGCCGATTGGTGCTTTGCCAACGATGCCGACATTTCGTCTTTGCACGCGAAAATCCAGCGAACCAGCGATGGTCGCGGAGGTTGTGTTTGGCAATTGGTCGATCAACAGAGCACCAACGGCACCTATGTATACAAACCGATCATTCACCTTGCTGAAGACGACTCGTTCATGATCGGTGGTGTCAGTTGCCGCTGGGAACGGTCACAGCGGGATCCACCATCGTTTCAAATCGCCCCAATCGGCAGCTCCTCGCCGGCCATCCACATTCCACTCGGCAAACGCCTTCAGATCGGCCGCGATGAATCGGCGGCAGATATCATCTTGCCCCATCCCACGATCAATCCGCTTCATGCCGAGCTGTACGAAACCGATCAAGGCTGGATTCTCGAAGATCAACAAAGTC includes the following:
- a CDS encoding FHA domain-containing protein, whose protein sequence is MPVCPKCKRWIELGQRCAACGTVDAQMTAVDFHVNNGPNLANAPGLANVPGLANSTSSSNDTDVHPLSPERRVPTPLLIALDDDSETEGEVLRLRKAETILGRRHADWCFANDADISSLHAKIQRTSDGRGGCVWQLVDQQSTNGTYVYKPIIHLAEDDSFMIGGVSCRWERSQRDPPSFQIAPIGSSSPAIHIPLGKRLQIGRDESAADIILPHPTINPLHAELYETDQGWILEDQQSRNGIWHRINSVTLASESRFILGEQRFVFRLPNLDTGSFDSPRMIR